A region of the Myxococcaceae bacterium JPH2 genome:
GGCCCACCATGTTCTCCGTCACGAACACCGGGATGAACTTCTTCCCGTTGTGCACGGCGAACGTGTGGCCCACGAACTCGGGGAGGATCGTGGAGCGCCGAGACCAGGTCTTCACGACCGACTTCTTGTTCGTCTTGATCATGTCCTCAATCTTCTTGAGGAGGTGATCGTCGACGAAGGGACCCTTCTTAATCGAACGAGCCATGTTTCAAAGTCCTCTTACTGGCTGCGCGCGCCCTGGCGGCGGCTGCTCACGATGAACTTGTCGGTGCGCTTGTTGGTGCGCGTGGTGAGGCCCTTCGTCTTCTTGCCCCACGGAGACACCGGGTGCGGATTACCCTGGCCCGACTTACCCTCACCACCACCGTGCGGGTGGTCGACCGGGTTCATCGCCAGACCGCGGACGGTGGGCCGGATACCCAGCCACCGGCTCTTACCCGCCTTGCCGATGCGGATGATCTCGTGCTCGATGTTGCCGACCTGGCCCACCGTAGCGCGGCACTCGATGAGCACCTTGCGCACGGCGCCCGAGGGCATACGCACCTGAGCGTAACGGTCTTCCTTGGCCATCAGCTGACCGGAGGTGCCGGCCGAGCGGATGATCTGGGCGCCGCGCCCCGGCTTCAGCTCCACGTTGTGCACGACCGTGCCCACGGGGATGTTCTGGAGCGGGAGGCTGTTGCCCGGCCGGATGTCGGCGTTCGCGCCGGCGAACACGGTGTCGCCCACGCTCAGGCCCACCGGGGCCAGAATGTAGCGCTTCTCACCGTCCGCGTAGTGCAGCAGCGCGATGTTGGCGGTGCGGTTCGGGTCGTACTCGATGGCAACGACCTTGGCCGGCACGCCGTCCTTGTCACGACGCTTGAAGTCGATGACGCGGAAGCGGCGCTTGTGTCCACCGCCCTGGTGGCGGCGGGTGATGTGCCCGTGAACGTTGCGGCCACCCGAGCGCTTCAGCGGCTCGGTCAGGCTCTTCTCGGGCGTGTCCTTGGTGATGTCCGCGAAATCGGACACCGTCATCAGACGGCGGGCGGCGCTGGTCGGCTTGTACTTCTTGATGCCCATGGTGTGTTCCTCGTCTCAGGCAGATCCGTCGCCAATGGCGTCAGACCGCCCCTCCCTCGAAGAGCTCGATCTTGTCCCCCTCCTTGAGGGTGACGACCGCCTTCTTGAAGTTGGGGCGCTGGCCGATGCTCTTGCCGACCCGCTTCGTCTTGCCGCGCACGATGTTGGTGCGCACGCCCTCGACCGTGACCTTGAACAGCGAGGTCACAG
Encoded here:
- the rpsS gene encoding 30S ribosomal protein S19, which translates into the protein MARSIKKGPFVDDHLLKKIEDMIKTNKKSVVKTWSRRSTILPEFVGHTFAVHNGKKFIPVFVTENMVGHKLGEFAPTRTFGGHSAEKKVAKAPGK
- the rplB gene encoding 50S ribosomal protein L2 encodes the protein MGIKKYKPTSAARRLMTVSDFADITKDTPEKSLTEPLKRSGGRNVHGHITRRHQGGGHKRRFRVIDFKRRDKDGVPAKVVAIEYDPNRTANIALLHYADGEKRYILAPVGLSVGDTVFAGANADIRPGNSLPLQNIPVGTVVHNVELKPGRGAQIIRSAGTSGQLMAKEDRYAQVRMPSGAVRKVLIECRATVGQVGNIEHEIIRIGKAGKSRWLGIRPTVRGLAMNPVDHPHGGGEGKSGQGNPHPVSPWGKKTKGLTTRTNKRTDKFIVSSRRQGARSQ
- a CDS encoding 50S ribosomal protein L23; translated protein: MNINDVIRGPLITEKLDKAREKFRQYSFIVDRKATKHDVARAVTSLFKVTVEGVRTNIVRGKTKRVGKSIGQRPNFKKAVVTLKEGDKIELFEGGAV